In one window of Campylobacter coli DNA:
- the hypF gene encoding carbamoyltransferase HypF has translation MCRLGYKLQISGLVQGVGFRPLVFELASELGLCGEVKNDGFGVEIILACTKEECEHFIYKLKEKLPPLARIDSIDITEQTTTNYTHFSIGTSLQNTKTTPMLSDFALCKECKKEFFDEKNPRFLYPFITCTHCGPRFSIIKNLPYDRCNTTMETLKMCEFCKSEYEDPKNRRFHAQPISCPQCKIDVFLKNKKGEILAQDNEAFKTCAKLLKQGKILAIKGMGGFHLMCDAFNLEAIKELRLRKNRPKKPFALMCRDISDAKELCFVDKEEEKLLGSILAPIVILKAKKAFSLIAPDVDKLGIMLAYTPLHLLLFRYFDGVLIATSANLSGESIIKDEDNLLKKLGNVFDFYLDYTREIHNPSDDSIAQVVNGKTMFLRTSRGLNPTYLEIKSDKKGVFLALGSELKNEFVIFYENKLLISPYIGDLKSVDVHERFFSLLDFFKQSYDLSFDQILCDKHPNFSYTKEFYNTYKIQHHYAHFCALYFEYEKEFKKDEKALGFIFDGTGYGDDGKIWGGEIFIGNLKQYERIAHFENFTLINSDIKNIQNLALSLIWHYDLEDEAKTFLSKIPKIKLENLKKIHTHSTLQTSSLGRIIDAFGSIVFDIEKISYEAQIGLMCEAFYDENLDFSYELFFKDGEINFKELIEGALKDEKSKAITGMFNALANLIITFSKTYDLKVLLGGGVFQNKTLLQILKAKNFDFFTSLKYPCNDSSIALGQMVHFLKKD, from the coding sequence ATGTGCCGCTTAGGATATAAACTTCAAATTTCAGGACTTGTTCAAGGTGTAGGTTTTCGTCCTCTTGTCTTTGAGCTTGCCTCTGAATTAGGACTTTGTGGAGAAGTAAAAAATGATGGTTTTGGGGTAGAAATCATTCTTGCTTGTACCAAAGAAGAATGCGAGCATTTCATCTATAAGCTCAAAGAGAAGCTTCCGCCTTTAGCAAGGATAGATAGCATTGATATCACAGAGCAAACGACTACAAATTATACCCATTTTAGCATAGGTACTTCTTTGCAAAATACAAAAACTACTCCAATGCTTAGTGATTTTGCACTTTGCAAAGAGTGTAAAAAAGAATTTTTTGATGAAAAAAATCCGCGTTTTTTATATCCTTTTATCACTTGTACGCATTGTGGGCCAAGATTTAGTATTATTAAAAATCTCCCTTATGATAGGTGTAATACCACAATGGAAACATTGAAAATGTGTGAGTTTTGCAAAAGTGAATATGAAGATCCTAAAAATAGGCGTTTTCATGCCCAGCCTATAAGTTGCCCTCAGTGTAAAATCGATGTTTTTTTAAAAAATAAAAAGGGTGAAATTCTAGCCCAAGATAATGAAGCTTTTAAGACCTGTGCTAAGCTTTTAAAGCAAGGAAAAATTTTAGCTATCAAAGGCATGGGGGGATTTCATTTGATGTGTGATGCCTTTAATCTTGAAGCCATAAAAGAATTAAGACTTAGAAAAAACCGCCCCAAAAAACCCTTTGCTTTAATGTGTAGAGATATAAGCGATGCTAAAGAGCTTTGTTTTGTGGATAAAGAGGAAGAAAAACTGCTTGGTTCTATTTTAGCTCCTATCGTGATTTTAAAAGCTAAAAAAGCCTTTTCTTTAATCGCCCCTGATGTAGATAAACTCGGCATTATGTTAGCTTACACTCCACTGCATCTTTTACTTTTTAGATATTTTGATGGGGTTTTGATAGCAACAAGTGCAAATTTAAGTGGTGAAAGCATTATCAAAGATGAGGATAATTTGCTTAAAAAGCTTGGCAATGTTTTTGATTTTTATCTAGACTATACAAGAGAAATTCACAATCCAAGCGATGATAGCATTGCTCAAGTTGTAAATGGAAAAACTATGTTTTTACGCACTTCAAGAGGTTTAAATCCGACTTATTTGGAAATTAAAAGCGATAAAAAAGGAGTTTTTTTAGCTTTGGGCTCCGAATTAAAAAATGAATTTGTGATTTTTTATGAAAATAAACTTTTGATTTCTCCTTATATAGGGGATTTAAAAAGTGTTGATGTACACGAGAGATTTTTTTCTTTGCTTGATTTTTTTAAACAAAGTTATGATTTAAGTTTTGATCAAATACTTTGCGATAAACATCCTAATTTTAGCTATACAAAAGAATTTTACAATACTTATAAAATTCAGCACCATTACGCACATTTTTGCGCACTTTATTTTGAATACGAAAAAGAATTTAAAAAAGATGAAAAAGCTTTGGGTTTTATCTTTGATGGCACGGGTTATGGCGATGATGGAAAAATTTGGGGTGGAGAGATTTTTATAGGGAATTTAAAACAATACGAAAGAATCGCGCATTTTGAGAATTTCACCCTTATCAATAGCGATATAAAAAATATACAAAATTTAGCTTTGAGCTTGATTTGGCATTATGATTTAGAAGATGAGGCTAAGACATTTTTATCTAAAATTCCAAAAATAAAACTTGAAAATCTTAAAAAAATTCACACCCACTCTACACTTCAAACAAGTTCTTTAGGACGCATTATCGATGCTTTTGGGAGTATAGTTTTTGATATAGAAAAAATTTCTTACGAAGCACAAATTGGGCTGATGTGCGAAGCATTTTATGATGAAAATTTAGACTTTTCTTACGAGCTTTTTTTCAAGGATGGAGAAATCAACTTTAAAGAACTCATTGAGGGTGCTTTAAAGGATGAAAAAAGCAAGGCTATTACGGGTATGTTTAATGCTTTGGCAAATTTGATTATAACTTTTAGCAAAACTTATGATTTAAAAGTGCTTTTAGGGGGTGGAGTTTTTCAAAATAAAACCTTACTTCAAATTTTAAAAGCTAAAAATTTTGACTTTTTTACATCTTTAAAATACCCTTGCAACGATAGCTCCATAGCCCTAGGACAAATGGTGCATTTTTTAAAAAAAGACTGA